Part of the Paenarthrobacter sp. JL.01a genome is shown below.
TCGGCGTGATGAGTTCTCCCACGCCCACCAGATGCATGCCCACGGCGCGCATGGCGGACACGAGGTTCTGCCCCACGGCGATGCCCAGTTCGGCCAGCATCCGCCGCAGTTGGCTCTGCGCGCAACGCGTCACCACCACATGGTCCGCCAGGAGGATTCCATTGGCTGTGTGCACTGCCCATTGGCGAGGTGCTGATTCAAGGGGGCCTGACGCGAGGAGCCCGTTCCGGGTCATGCTCGCGGCAAGTCCGTAGCCAATGTGTTGGGATGCGTCGGCGCCCAGGAAATCGAGGCGTACGGCCCGCGTGGTGTTGCGAACATCCAGATGGTGGCTTGCCGCGTAATTGCGCAGGTGGCGGAGGATCTCGTTGCGTTCCTGGATGGAGGCGGGATCGGCTACCTCGCAGCGTTGCAACATACCTGTGTGGACGGCGGGGCCGGAGGCCGACAAGGCGCCGAAGCCATCCACCACGATGGAGCCCACGCCGTAGCGGCTAAGTTCGCTGGCAACGGCCAAGCCGGACAGGCCGGCACCTATGACCACGGTGGTAGTGCGTTCGGTGCCGGAATCAGGCGCGTGTGACACTGCTTGGTTCCTCCTTGACGTGTGTGCCTTCCGGCATCGCGTGGGATCGCGTCCGAGTTCCCCAAGCGGCCGCAAACAAATGGCCGGTTTGTGTTGTTGGACACGTTGGCCGGCCATTCGGTGACTCGAACATTACCTAACTTTTTCGCCCGTGGATAGCCTCCCGGGGCAGCGTGTTTTGCGCGTTCGTCGGCAGCATTAAACCGGTGTCCCGGAACCGAGCCCTGACCGTTATACACATAGCGTCAACCCACCTTGATTCGGTCCTCCCGACCGAGAATAGTGAGCACTGGAGGGAGAAATTTAACATTTCACCAACCCTGGCCATTGACAATGGAGCCATCCGGGAATCCGATCCGGAGAACCTCTGGCAGAATGGCCGGAACATCAAGCAGTAGGTGGAGAGGCGGGCCCCAAATGGACCAGCACGGCAGACACAGTGAAGAGCCACAGGACGGCGAGGGCCTGACGGTAGCACCGGGCGGCATCGTCGTGGGAGTGGACGGTTCGGAGCACGGGCAGTGTGCCTTGGTCTGGGCCGCGCGCGAGGCAGAACGCAGGCAGCTTCCGCTGCATATCGTCACTGCCTACTCGGTGCCGATCTTCGCCGCCTCCGGGCTGGACGGCGGATATGCCACCGTGGACGATTCGGTCATTCGCGAAGGCGCCGAAGCCATTGTCCGCCAGGCCATGGACAAGGTGGCCCGATACTCCATCGACGTCGATGCTTCGGTCGAAAACGGGGACGCCGCCGGCGTACTGCTGGATCTCTCGTCGGAGGCGGCACTCCTGGTTTTCGGCAGCCGCGGACGCGGTGGTTTCGTTGGCCGCTTGCTGGGATCTGTCAGCAGTGCTTTGCCTGCCCACGCCAAGTGCCCCACGGTTACAGTCCCGCTCTACTGCGCCGACCGCCTCGGCGAGAATACCGAGGACAAACACATCAAGGCTGAACACGCCAAAGCCGGTCCCCGTGTCGTGGAAAACGTCATCGCAGTGGGTGTGGACGGCTCCGAGCAGGCGCGTGTAGCTGTGCTCGAAGCGGCCGAACAGGCACAGCGTGTGGGAGCCAGGCTTCGCGTCATTTGTGCCGTCCCCCAGTACAGCGGTTCGCTTGCCTGGGTGCCCGCGCCATTGGACCGGGACGCCCTGTTTGCAGATATCAAGGTCCAGCTTGAAGCCGGTGTCGCGTGGTTGAGGAGCCATTTCCCGCAGCTGCCCATCGAAACGGACCTCCGGGACGGCTCGCCCGTCGACGTCCTGGTGGAAGCAAGCCGCAGCGTGGAACTGGTGGTTCTGGGTACACGCGGACGCGGTGGATTCGCGGGCATGCTGCTGGGCTCCACCTCAGATGGCGTCCTTCACCACGCCAAGGGGCCGGTGCTGGTGGTTCCGGACCGTGAGGATCCCCGGCTGGCGGACCGTGACAAGTTTGGCCCGATGCTCGGCGCGGCTTAGGAAACGGGCCGTCGGTGTTCACGCTGGACCTCAGGGATATTCGTGGACCCATGCTTCCCGACGTGGGCGGCAAAGCAGCGAACCTGGGGGAATTGGCAAGCGCCGGCCTGCCTGTGCCGCCGGGCTTCTGCCTGACCACAGCGGCCTATCGGCGGGCCTTCGCCGGCAGCGGCCTCGATGACGTCTACGAGGCCCTGAAATCCACCAACACGGCGGATCTCGCCGGGTTGAACGTGCTCGCAGGCCAAGCCCGTTCCTTGGTGCTCGATGCGGGACTGCCGGCCGATATCGCTTCAGCGGTGCGGTCGGCCTACCAGGAACTTGGGAACGATGTCCCAGTGGCTGTCAGGTCATCGGCCACAGCGGAAGACCTGCCTTTCGCCAGTTTCGCTGGCCAGCAAGATACCTACCTGAACGTCGTAGGCGTGGAGTCAGTCCTGGACGCGGTGAGCCGCTGCTGGGCTTCGCTCTGGACCGACCGGGCTGTGACTTACCGGGCTACCAACGGCATCGATCACGCATCGGCGGCTTTGGCCGTCGTGGTCCAGGTGATGGTCGATTCTGTCGTGGCGGGCGTAATGTTCACAGCCAATCCGGTGACGGGCAAAAGGTCCGAGGCAGTGATCGATGCCAGCCCGGGGTTGGGGGAAGCAGTGGTGTCCGGGGCTGTGAATCCGGATCAGTACGTTGTGGACCTGACTAACAGCGCCATTCTGAAACGCACAGTGGGCGACCGCCAGGTGGAGATCCGTTCTGTCCCGGGAGGCGGGACTGAGCGGCGGGAACGGAGCAGCCAGGTGCAGCTCAGCGATACCGGCATTCAACCCTGTCTTAGTGACCTGCAGATCAGGGAGTTGGCGGGGCTGGCCCGCTTGGTGGAGAAACACTACGGAGCTCCGCAGGATACAGAGTGGGCGCTCGATGCCAACGGGAAACTGTGGCTGACCCAGGCACGGCCCATCACCACCTTGTACCCCCAGACCACCCGTACCCCTCCGGTTCCTGGTGTCCATGCCTTCCTGAACTTCAGCCTCGCGCAGGGGCTCACTCGGCCACTGACACCCATGGGTCTGGCTGGAATTCGTCTCATAGCCTCGTGCGTTGCTGGAACTGCGGGCTTCGCCGTCCCGGATCCCCGTTCAGGGCCGCCACCCTATTACGAAGCCGGGCAGCGCATCTTCTTCGATCTGACCTCGGTGCTGCGGAGCCGGGTCGGGAGAAGAATTGTGCCCCGGGTTTTTGATGTCATGGAAGCCCGGTCCGCCAAATTGATGCGGGGCTTGTTCGATGACCCACGCTTTTCGGTAACCATCAAGACTCCGCTGAAACTCATCCGCCACGTTGCCCCCGTGGCGGCCAAGTATCGTGTTCCGGAGTCGCTCCTCCGGGCCCTGTTCCGTCCGGAGGCCGCCAAGGAGAGGGCGGAGCGACTCAACTCGGACCTTCGGAAAGCCCTGGAGGTGCCCGCTCAGGCCACGTCCCATCAGCGGATAGCGCACGTGCAAAGGATCCTTGGACGGGAACTCTTTGCCTCAGTGCCCCAGCTGTTGCCGCTTCCCTTGCTCGGGTTTGCAATGCTGGCATTGGTGGGCCGGATGCTCGGCAAGCAGGCATCCTACGAAGAACTTCAGACCGTGATCCGGGGCCTGCCAAACAATGTCACCACCGAGATGGACCTGGCGCTATGGCAGCTCGCCTCGCAGATCCGGGAAGATCCCCACGCCGTTGCCTCCATGGCGGGTCAGACGGCCGAAGCGTTGGCTGCTCAATACCGTGACGCCGAATTGCCGGCCGTGGCCCAAAGAGGCCTGGACGCATTCCTGCACGTGTACGGGCACCGTGCCGTGGCGGAGATTGATCTTGGCATGCCCCGTTGGGGTGATGATCCAACCCACATTCTGGGGGTCCTCACCAACTACCTCAGGCTTCAGCCAGGATCCGGCGCCCCCGACGAGCAGTTCCGGAAGGCTGCCAGGGAGGCCGACGAGCAAGTGGCAAGGTTCGTGGCGCGGGCCAGGGCCATCAGCCCGCTCCATGCGTTGGTGGTACGCGTAGCCTTGGACCGCACGCGGAGGTTTGCCGGTTTACGGGAGTCGCCCAAATACAACCTGGTCCTGGGGCTGGCCGCGGCGCGTGAGCAGTTGATGCTGGTCGGAAACGAGCTGGCAGCATCACAGCGGATCGAGCAGCCCGAGGACATCTTCTTCCTGGACTTGGACGGAGTGGAAAACGCGTTGGCAGGCGAGGATCTGCGTAGCGTAGTGGCTGATCACAAGACTGCCTACGAACAAGAACTCCGCCGGAGGCACATTCCCCGAATGCTCCTGTCCGACGGCACGGAACCGGAGGCCACAGCTGCAGCCCACGCGGAACAGCGCCCGGGCACTTTGTCCGGCAGTCCGGCGTCGTCAGGTCTCATCACAGCGCCTGCGCGGGTCATCATGGATCCTGTCGGAGCCCACCTGGAACCCGGTGAGATTCTTGTGGCGCCGTCCACGGATCCGGGCTGGACGCCGCTGTTCCTCACGGCAGGAGGCCTGGTCATGGAGATGGGCGGACCCAACTCGCATGGCGCCGTAGTGGCCCGTGAATATGGAATCCCGGCGGTGGTGGGCGTGCCGGATGCGACCACGAAACTACGCAGCGGCCAGTCCATTACCGTGGACGGCGCGGCGGGCACGGTCACTGTGGAAGGAGAAACCTCCTAGGCGTGCTGGTGGGACTCGTGCTCGGAGTGGCTGACGGGCTCCAATTGGAACGTGCAATGCTCGGTGTCGAAGTGCCGGCCGAGGCAGGATCCCAACTGGTCCAGGATGCTGTCGGCCCCCGTGGCGTTCAAAACGTCGTCCTCCACCACCACGTGGGCTGAGAACACCGGCACGCCGGAGGTGATGGTCCAGATGTGGATGTCGTGGGCCTCCACCACGCCGTCAACCGCCATGATGTGTTCGCGGATCATGTTCACGTCCACGCCCTTGGGAGTTGCCTCAAGGAGCACGTCCACTACGTCGCGGAGCAGATGCCAGGCTCGCGGAATGATCATCAGTGCAATGAGGACCGAGGCAATGGGGTCGGCCGCGGAAAAGCCGGTGGTCATGATCACGACGGCGGCCACGATGACGGCGATGGAGCCCAGAAGGTCGCCCAGCACCTCAAGGTAGGCGCCGCGAACGTTGAGGCTCTCCTTTTGTGCTCCTTGCAGGATCAGCAGGGAAACCAGGTTGGCGACCGCGCCCAGGATGGCGGCCCACAACATCACGTCGGTATGGATCTCGGTGGTTTCGCCGAATCGGCGGATGGCTTCGATCATGATCACAACGGCGATCACGATAAGGATCAGCGCGTTGGCCAATGCAGCGAGCACTTCGGCGCGCTGGTACCCGTAGGTCCGCTGGTCACTGGCCGGCCGGGTGGCGATCCACGCCGCCATCAGCGCAATGAAGACGCCTGCGGCGTCGGAAAGCATATGTCCGGCGTCCGCCAGCAGTGCGAGGGAGCCGGAGACGACGGCGCCAATCACCTGGATGCCCACCACGCCCAAGGTGATGCACAGGACAGCGATCAGGCGTTTCCGGTGCTTGCCGGTTGCAGTGACGCCATGCGAGTGGTTGTGATCATGCCCCATGGTTAAAAGGCTAGCCCCAGCCGAGCTCGTGCAGGCGGTCGTCGTCTATCCCGAAGTGGTGCGCGATCTCGTGGACAACGGTGATGGCCACCTCGTCTATGACCTCTTGGCGGCTGGTGCAGATATTCAGGATGGGCTGGC
Proteins encoded:
- a CDS encoding cation diffusion facilitator family transporter, encoding MGHDHNHSHGVTATGKHRKRLIAVLCITLGVVGIQVIGAVVSGSLALLADAGHMLSDAAGVFIALMAAWIATRPASDQRTYGYQRAEVLAALANALILIVIAVVIMIEAIRRFGETTEIHTDVMLWAAILGAVANLVSLLILQGAQKESLNVRGAYLEVLGDLLGSIAVIVAAVVIMTTGFSAADPIASVLIALMIIPRAWHLLRDVVDVLLEATPKGVDVNMIREHIMAVDGVVEAHDIHIWTITSGVPVFSAHVVVEDDVLNATGADSILDQLGSCLGRHFDTEHCTFQLEPVSHSEHESHQHA
- a CDS encoding universal stress protein, encoding MDQHGRHSEEPQDGEGLTVAPGGIVVGVDGSEHGQCALVWAAREAERRQLPLHIVTAYSVPIFAASGLDGGYATVDDSVIREGAEAIVRQAMDKVARYSIDVDASVENGDAAGVLLDLSSEAALLVFGSRGRGGFVGRLLGSVSSALPAHAKCPTVTVPLYCADRLGENTEDKHIKAEHAKAGPRVVENVIAVGVDGSEQARVAVLEAAEQAQRVGARLRVICAVPQYSGSLAWVPAPLDRDALFADIKVQLEAGVAWLRSHFPQLPIETDLRDGSPVDVLVEASRSVELVVLGTRGRGGFAGMLLGSTSDGVLHHAKGPVLVVPDREDPRLADRDKFGPMLGAA
- a CDS encoding PEP/pyruvate-binding domain-containing protein, coding for MLPDVGGKAANLGELASAGLPVPPGFCLTTAAYRRAFAGSGLDDVYEALKSTNTADLAGLNVLAGQARSLVLDAGLPADIASAVRSAYQELGNDVPVAVRSSATAEDLPFASFAGQQDTYLNVVGVESVLDAVSRCWASLWTDRAVTYRATNGIDHASAALAVVVQVMVDSVVAGVMFTANPVTGKRSEAVIDASPGLGEAVVSGAVNPDQYVVDLTNSAILKRTVGDRQVEIRSVPGGGTERRERSSQVQLSDTGIQPCLSDLQIRELAGLARLVEKHYGAPQDTEWALDANGKLWLTQARPITTLYPQTTRTPPVPGVHAFLNFSLAQGLTRPLTPMGLAGIRLIASCVAGTAGFAVPDPRSGPPPYYEAGQRIFFDLTSVLRSRVGRRIVPRVFDVMEARSAKLMRGLFDDPRFSVTIKTPLKLIRHVAPVAAKYRVPESLLRALFRPEAAKERAERLNSDLRKALEVPAQATSHQRIAHVQRILGRELFASVPQLLPLPLLGFAMLALVGRMLGKQASYEELQTVIRGLPNNVTTEMDLALWQLASQIREDPHAVASMAGQTAEALAAQYRDAELPAVAQRGLDAFLHVYGHRAVAEIDLGMPRWGDDPTHILGVLTNYLRLQPGSGAPDEQFRKAAREADEQVARFVARARAISPLHALVVRVALDRTRRFAGLRESPKYNLVLGLAAAREQLMLVGNELAASQRIEQPEDIFFLDLDGVENALAGEDLRSVVADHKTAYEQELRRRHIPRMLLSDGTEPEATAAAHAEQRPGTLSGSPASSGLITAPARVIMDPVGAHLEPGEILVAPSTDPGWTPLFLTAGGLVMEMGGPNSHGAVVAREYGIPAVVGVPDATTKLRSGQSITVDGAAGTVTVEGETS
- a CDS encoding FAD-binding protein, with product MSHAPDSGTERTTTVVIGAGLSGLAVASELSRYGVGSIVVDGFGALSASGPAVHTGMLQRCEVADPASIQERNEILRHLRNYAASHHLDVRNTTRAVRLDFLGADASQHIGYGLAASMTRNGLLASGPLESAPRQWAVHTANGILLADHVVVTRCAQSQLRRMLAELGIAVGQNLVSAMRAVGMHLVGVGELITPTPKEVLRQAKAVGQAISSKVALPGGPGIAIA